From the genome of Leptospira andrefontaineae, one region includes:
- a CDS encoding FecR family protein: MKLRVWMILSLVLSIGSLVLVSQENKEKDARVSFLIGKVQLQKGGKGSWNILKQGDLVSEGDIVSTGNASKTTLLYKGSEFKVLPNTKLKISSLYNESKDGKLEVQSGFAWFQLVNLKGKKLEVSTPTTTAGVRGTAFSAFHDHKTKDSSFCTCEGKVLMNGTGDPKDGTMQEKGNGGYYPGSGEEPKRSSYEGIIVKFKSLPPFKDLMKKNISLKNCLSCHTPQGWTPEDSVPSDETYGGGKM, encoded by the coding sequence ATGAAACTAAGAGTGTGGATGATCTTAAGCTTAGTGCTTTCCATCGGTTCTTTGGTTTTAGTGAGCCAAGAAAATAAGGAGAAGGACGCAAGAGTTTCCTTCCTGATCGGAAAAGTACAATTACAAAAAGGCGGCAAGGGAAGTTGGAACATTTTAAAACAAGGGGACCTAGTTTCGGAAGGAGATATAGTTTCTACAGGAAACGCTTCTAAAACTACCCTACTCTATAAGGGTTCCGAATTCAAAGTCCTTCCAAATACAAAACTAAAAATTTCCAGTCTATACAACGAATCCAAAGATGGTAAACTGGAAGTACAAAGTGGATTTGCTTGGTTCCAACTAGTAAATCTAAAAGGTAAAAAATTAGAAGTGAGCACTCCTACTACCACTGCTGGAGTAAGAGGAACTGCATTTTCCGCATTCCATGACCATAAAACCAAGGATTCTTCCTTCTGCACTTGTGAAGGTAAGGTATTGATGAATGGAACAGGAGATCCAAAAGACGGAACCATGCAGGAAAAAGGAAATGGTGGCTATTATCCTGGTAGCGGAGAAGAACCTAAAAGAAGTTCTTACGAGGGGATTATAGTAAAATTCAAATCTCTTCCTCCATTCAAGGACCTGATGAAAAAGAATATTTCCTTAAAGAACTGCCTATCCTGCCATACACCTCAAGGTTGGACTCCGGAAGATTCCGTTCCAAGTGATGAGACTTACGGCGGAGGAAAAATGTAA
- a CDS encoding Ig-like domain-containing protein has protein sequence MVTGLGERDRIFIKRTVVITCLTLPLMFLGCKDSEKGGGMLDSFLSSIGIPIDDGGSIPGTSNNINYTETDTPATLPVDFGTAGPQVLLNLASLTQVDRYKSLEIVFSEPMVSSTVKADFVFTEDNGTLLPGPPTEKGGTFYWKSGGRLVFDPYRELKANTTYKLTLTSASKGLEGGSLQPYTVSFITEPDYYITMSLNGTGVGPANSQKDLTYLDATPGTISMNLTASFSNPSNPNQIQTIKLKHMGSTAEHIICAASPCDMTAPLASSLNLNAFSGAKLGLKPFQGGNAYEFLISTADGKTFRRSFGFNYGKVNSTPYALISNASAAVFDEAQTLKLFSNILQRFAHADFKITNKTFNDFSGSPKTTDVAPLRDPDGNGNFSDRRCIDFWSITANDFPISVNYVKTYGDMAGQFGNGYCGIAGNTGAFNITASFLGNLPMWLDVYINNVVVPPLAPDNTTNITDSIYVQADGVMGVDLNGKRSVIDITTIGYSHDCTGLACLLGNDDTYGFSTTATLNPNSPYTSRLARAKANASFDTAGKIAVTIKTPYTPTDGINGNFYVSEWTNNLNVAGVNLLAATDTLGSWLSPITESVANNAVPQATPYITQSMLRDIVERVSVEAMNAVLVSLNNPGLDVTLPDYLPAPLNNFPLSLRLMAQNDAIVKSDGTNKGILTSASVSLVAKTPLANTDPNYHGHQLATGFVSTRPIPTGSAMTKTYPFSRSNANPGLLLTLNADTVTQAAYSLWQNGALNLRINKQFINQIKQYAGSDPLFELTQELVKVGTLLNILSPGRPLVGLKPSDPTKFVPNVSAMDDVDIDVYAIHAPNGEFKFGGTSSLPTLVVNFTDLELRIYGRRLPGTDVGNGSSVPCSAAAADNAANSCRYLLNTVRVSIKGDGSFNFIPFVNPDPTGKPQYNNLNAMSLVIRKDEASMSYTMDILEGPTFNPFGLDPKGIFQVVDPLIRSLIVPLVNNVLRQVPLPSSLTLDAITNTSSGNKCNLQSTTDKLRLVTIPIPNSEAYPYLFGGLQFQGAFASNPGNAITCP, from the coding sequence ATGGTTACCGGATTGGGTGAAAGAGATAGAATTTTTATTAAACGGACGGTTGTTATAACCTGTCTGACGCTCCCCCTTATGTTTTTGGGATGTAAGGATTCCGAAAAAGGGGGTGGAATGCTCGATTCCTTCCTTAGTTCTATTGGGATACCTATCGATGATGGAGGTTCTATCCCCGGGACTTCCAATAATATTAATTATACTGAAACGGATACACCTGCTACATTGCCTGTTGATTTCGGGACTGCAGGTCCTCAGGTCCTTCTTAATTTAGCTAGTCTCACCCAGGTAGATCGTTATAAAAGTTTAGAGATCGTTTTCTCCGAACCGATGGTTTCAAGCACGGTAAAGGCTGACTTTGTATTTACGGAAGATAACGGGACCCTTCTACCTGGACCTCCTACTGAAAAGGGAGGAACTTTCTATTGGAAATCCGGTGGAAGATTAGTATTCGATCCTTATCGGGAATTAAAAGCAAATACTACTTACAAGCTTACTTTGACCTCTGCTTCGAAAGGTTTGGAAGGTGGAAGTTTGCAACCTTATACGGTCAGCTTCATTACCGAGCCGGATTATTATATTACGATGTCCTTAAATGGTACTGGGGTAGGGCCGGCGAATTCACAAAAGGATCTGACTTACTTGGATGCAACTCCTGGTACAATTTCTATGAACCTGACTGCTAGTTTCTCCAATCCTAGTAATCCAAACCAAATCCAAACTATTAAATTAAAACATATGGGTTCCACTGCGGAACATATAATTTGTGCAGCTTCTCCTTGCGATATGACAGCACCTTTAGCTTCTTCATTGAACTTGAATGCTTTTTCTGGAGCAAAACTAGGACTAAAACCTTTCCAAGGTGGGAACGCTTACGAATTCCTTATCTCTACTGCCGATGGGAAAACCTTCCGTAGATCATTCGGATTCAATTATGGAAAAGTAAATTCTACTCCTTATGCTTTAATCTCCAATGCGTCTGCGGCTGTTTTTGATGAAGCACAAACTTTAAAGTTATTTTCCAATATTCTACAAAGATTTGCTCATGCGGATTTTAAGATCACAAATAAAACTTTTAACGATTTCTCCGGATCTCCAAAGACTACTGATGTCGCTCCTCTTAGAGATCCCGACGGGAATGGGAATTTTTCAGATAGAAGATGTATAGATTTTTGGTCTATCACTGCCAACGATTTCCCTATTTCTGTGAACTATGTGAAGACTTACGGGGATATGGCAGGTCAATTCGGGAACGGATATTGTGGGATCGCAGGAAATACCGGTGCATTCAATATTACTGCAAGCTTTCTCGGAAACCTTCCTATGTGGTTGGATGTTTATATCAATAATGTGGTAGTTCCTCCTTTAGCTCCTGATAATACTACGAATATTACAGATTCAATTTATGTCCAAGCGGATGGCGTAATGGGTGTAGACCTAAACGGAAAAAGATCCGTGATTGATATCACTACTATCGGATATTCTCATGATTGTACTGGTCTTGCTTGTTTGTTAGGAAATGACGATACATATGGATTCTCTACAACGGCTACTTTAAATCCGAACTCGCCATATACTTCTCGTTTGGCGAGAGCGAAAGCAAATGCAAGCTTCGATACTGCAGGTAAGATTGCAGTTACTATCAAAACTCCATATACACCTACGGACGGGATAAACGGGAACTTCTATGTTTCTGAATGGACCAATAATCTAAATGTAGCCGGAGTAAATTTACTCGCTGCTACGGACACATTAGGTTCATGGCTTTCTCCTATTACTGAAAGTGTGGCGAATAACGCGGTTCCTCAGGCGACACCATATATAACACAATCAATGCTGAGAGATATCGTGGAAAGGGTATCAGTGGAGGCAATGAATGCTGTATTAGTTTCTTTGAATAATCCAGGTTTGGATGTTACTTTGCCTGATTATTTGCCAGCACCCTTGAATAATTTCCCTTTATCTCTTAGATTGATGGCGCAAAATGATGCGATCGTTAAATCGGATGGTACGAACAAAGGGATTTTAACTTCTGCAAGTGTATCTTTGGTGGCAAAAACACCTCTTGCAAATACGGATCCGAATTATCATGGACATCAATTAGCTACCGGTTTTGTAAGCACTCGTCCAATTCCGACAGGATCAGCTATGACAAAAACATATCCATTCTCCAGAAGTAATGCAAATCCTGGCTTACTTCTTACTTTGAATGCGGATACTGTAACTCAAGCAGCTTATAGCCTCTGGCAAAATGGAGCCTTAAATTTAAGGATCAATAAACAATTTATAAATCAGATCAAGCAGTATGCAGGCTCAGATCCTCTTTTTGAGTTAACTCAAGAATTGGTGAAAGTTGGGACTTTGCTGAATATCTTATCGCCAGGTAGACCTTTGGTTGGATTAAAACCGAGCGACCCAACCAAATTTGTTCCGAATGTAAGTGCAATGGATGATGTGGACATAGATGTCTATGCTATACATGCTCCGAATGGTGAGTTCAAATTCGGGGGTACAAGTTCTCTTCCTACCTTGGTTGTGAACTTTACGGATTTAGAATTAAGAATATATGGAAGAAGACTTCCTGGAACCGATGTTGGCAACGGAAGTTCTGTGCCTTGTAGCGCAGCTGCGGCAGATAACGCTGCAAATAGTTGTCGTTATCTGTTGAATACAGTGAGAGTGAGTATAAAAGGGGATGGGTCTTTCAATTTTATTCCTTTTGTGAATCCGGATCCTACGGGAAAACCTCAATATAATAATTTGAATGCAATGAGTCTTGTAATCCGTAAGGATGAGGCCAGCATGTCTTATACAATGGACATTTTGGAAGGGCCTACATTTAATCCTTTTGGTCTGGACCCTAAGGGAATTTTCCAAGTGGTTGATCCTTTGATCCGTTCCTTGATCGTTCCTTTGGTAAATAACGTATTGAGACAAGTGCCTCTACCTAGTTCTTTAACTTTGGATGCGATTACGAATACAAGCTCTGGAAATAAATGTAATCTGCAATCCACTACGGATAAGTTGAGATTGGTAACTATACCTATCCCAAATTCGGAAGCTTATCCGTATCTGTTTGGTGGACTTCAGTTCCAAGGAGCATTTGCTTCAAATCCTGGAAATGCGATCACCTGCCCTTAG
- a CDS encoding Ig-like domain-containing protein: protein MKMQTFKGFLLISFAVLFVSIGCGAEKQASLSDSIFASLGIATDSGGSLPTSASLTPYKDTDEPATLPVDFGTAGPQALLNLSSTDQVDRYKSLEIVFSEPMTQSTVNGDFVLKEKTGTLLPGPAAEKGGSFYWKSGGRLIFDPYKELKPNTTYQLTLTSASQGLEGGNLQPYTIEFTTEPDYLIGATLNGTAVGPANSSKDLTYTDAAPGTIAMNLNASFSSPISGTNAIQTIKLKHLSSTAEHVICAAPPCDMTVPLASSLNLNTFSGAKVGLKPFQGGNAYIFEITTANGKVFRRSFGFNYGKVNTSPYALITNGAAVIVDETQALKLFGQILERFAKNDYKIVNKSFSDFSNNPKSTGKRTSHCIDYHSEINFIRSFGDSTDPDNGDGYCGAAGANPGAFVGNGCFLGCSDFDMDVYITGVNIPAMTGADPTITAGLSVPANNNLKVNINGRKAIINLAIIARNRNAIGIGLVGSGSKFYFTTIAEVNLNETASPRAAVANTNTIVDSNGEFNIAIKTPLTIAALPANTTADNFYTKEWSDHLRVKNNAGDLDSVDYVDSTSWAADLLSSVTASIANGMVPALKPAITQSMLKDVIQKVAPNALNAVVTSLANPGLDVILPDYLPTPLQSFPLSLKLKFQTDVAPTVSGANKGLVGSASVALVAKNPLINTDPNYHGHQLASGFVSTRPVPNADALTKTFPFSKSSTNPGLLLTLTADTVTQAAYSLWQNGALNLRINKPFIDSITAYAGSDPLFQLTQELVKVGTLLNILAPGRSTLVGLNPSDSSKLIQNVKQSDDVDIDVYAIHAPNGEFKFGGANSIPALVVNFTDLELRIYGRRPNGTQIGYPTLSSITCSSAAADNAANSCRYLLNTVRVSIKGDGSFNFIPFVNPDPTGKPQYNNLNAMSLVIKKDENSMAYTLDILEGNSVNPFGLDPKGIFQVVDPLIRSLIIPLVNNVLRQVPLPKSLNVSAITNFSSGAVCNLQSTTDKLKLITIPIPNTEPYPYLFGGLQFQGAAATNPGTVVQCP, encoded by the coding sequence ATGAAGATGCAAACATTCAAAGGATTTTTACTTATCAGTTTCGCTGTGCTATTCGTATCTATTGGATGCGGGGCAGAAAAACAAGCGAGCCTTTCTGATTCAATCTTTGCAAGCCTCGGGATCGCTACTGATTCCGGAGGAAGCCTTCCTACTAGTGCGTCTTTAACTCCATATAAAGACACCGATGAACCTGCGACTCTTCCTGTGGATTTTGGAACTGCCGGGCCCCAAGCATTATTAAATTTATCTTCTACCGACCAAGTAGATCGTTATAAAAGTCTGGAGATTGTTTTCTCTGAGCCTATGACTCAATCTACAGTGAATGGTGATTTTGTTCTGAAGGAAAAAACCGGAACCTTATTGCCGGGGCCTGCTGCTGAAAAGGGCGGATCCTTTTATTGGAAATCTGGCGGTAGATTGATCTTTGACCCTTACAAAGAGTTGAAGCCGAATACTACGTATCAGCTAACTTTGACTAGTGCTTCTCAAGGTTTAGAAGGTGGAAATCTTCAACCTTATACAATAGAATTTACTACCGAGCCCGATTATCTGATCGGTGCTACGTTAAACGGAACAGCAGTTGGTCCTGCAAATTCTTCTAAGGACTTAACCTATACAGACGCTGCTCCTGGAACAATCGCGATGAACTTGAACGCAAGTTTTTCTTCTCCGATCAGCGGTACGAATGCCATCCAGACGATCAAACTGAAACATTTAAGCTCTACCGCGGAGCATGTGATCTGTGCCGCTCCTCCTTGCGATATGACCGTTCCTCTTGCTTCTTCTTTAAATCTGAATACCTTCTCCGGAGCAAAAGTGGGCTTAAAACCTTTCCAAGGTGGAAATGCTTATATCTTTGAGATCACTACTGCTAACGGTAAAGTATTCCGTAGATCATTCGGATTCAATTATGGAAAAGTAAATACTTCTCCATATGCTTTAATCACGAATGGTGCGGCAGTGATTGTGGATGAGACCCAGGCGTTAAAATTGTTCGGCCAAATTTTAGAGAGATTCGCTAAAAACGATTATAAGATCGTTAATAAATCTTTTTCAGATTTTTCGAATAATCCGAAGAGTACCGGGAAAAGAACTAGCCATTGTATCGATTATCATTCAGAGATCAATTTTATCCGTAGTTTCGGTGATTCTACAGACCCTGATAATGGAGACGGATATTGCGGAGCAGCAGGTGCAAATCCCGGAGCATTCGTAGGTAATGGATGTTTCTTAGGTTGTTCCGACTTCGATATGGACGTTTATATTACTGGGGTTAATATCCCTGCTATGACTGGAGCTGATCCTACGATCACTGCAGGTTTAAGTGTTCCTGCAAATAATAACCTGAAAGTGAATATTAACGGTCGTAAGGCGATCATCAATCTTGCTATCATCGCAAGAAACAGGAATGCTATCGGTATAGGACTTGTAGGCTCCGGTAGTAAGTTCTATTTCACTACTATCGCAGAAGTGAATTTAAATGAGACCGCAAGTCCTCGTGCCGCAGTAGCAAATACGAATACTATCGTGGATTCGAATGGGGAATTTAATATTGCAATTAAAACTCCATTAACAATAGCAGCCCTACCTGCAAATACCACTGCCGATAATTTTTATACAAAAGAATGGTCCGACCATTTACGTGTAAAAAACAATGCAGGAGATCTGGATTCCGTCGACTATGTGGATTCTACTTCCTGGGCAGCGGACCTTTTATCTTCCGTGACTGCTTCTATTGCGAACGGAATGGTTCCTGCTCTTAAACCTGCAATCACTCAATCCATGCTAAAAGACGTGATCCAAAAGGTTGCGCCTAACGCGTTGAATGCAGTTGTGACTTCTTTGGCGAACCCTGGTTTGGATGTTATCTTACCGGATTATCTTCCGACACCTCTCCAAAGTTTCCCTCTTTCCTTAAAATTGAAATTCCAAACGGATGTAGCTCCTACAGTTTCTGGAGCGAATAAAGGATTAGTTGGTTCTGCTTCTGTTGCTTTGGTAGCCAAGAATCCACTCATAAATACGGATCCGAATTATCACGGACACCAATTGGCTTCTGGTTTTGTGAGCACTCGCCCTGTTCCTAATGCAGATGCTTTGACCAAAACTTTCCCATTCTCTAAAAGTTCCACGAACCCTGGACTTCTTTTGACCCTGACTGCAGATACTGTTACTCAGGCCGCTTATAGCCTCTGGCAAAACGGTGCATTAAATTTAAGGATCAATAAACCTTTTATAGATTCGATCACAGCATATGCGGGTTCCGATCCTCTATTCCAGTTGACCCAAGAGTTGGTAAAAGTCGGAACTCTTCTGAATATTTTGGCTCCAGGTAGATCCACTTTAGTAGGTTTGAATCCAAGCGATTCTAGTAAGTTAATCCAAAATGTAAAACAGTCGGATGATGTGGATATTGATGTATATGCGATCCATGCTCCTAACGGTGAGTTTAAGTTTGGCGGAGCGAATTCAATTCCTGCATTAGTGGTGAACTTTACGGATTTGGAATTAAGAATTTATGGAAGAAGACCGAACGGAACTCAGATCGGGTATCCTACCTTAAGTTCGATAACCTGCTCTTCTGCGGCAGCGGATAATGCCGCAAACAGTTGTCGTTATCTTCTGAATACGGTGCGTGTAAGTATCAAAGGGGATGGGTCTTTCAATTTTATTCCATTTGTGAATCCGGATCCTACCGGAAAACCACAGTATAATAATTTGAACGCGATGAGTCTTGTGATCAAAAAAGACGAGAATAGTATGGCCTATACTCTGGATATTCTTGAAGGAAATTCTGTGAACCCATTCGGTCTGGATCCTAAGGGAATTTTTCAAGTAGTAGATCCATTGATCCGTTCATTGATCATTCCTTTAGTGAATAACGTATTACGCCAAGTGCCTTTGCCTAAATCTCTGAACGTTTCGGCTATTACGAATTTTTCTTCGGGTGCGGTATGTAATCTTCAGTCTACTACTGATAAATTGAAATTGATCACTATCCCGATCCCGAATACGGAACCTTATCCGTATCTATTCGGAGGTCTTCAGTTCCAAGGAGCTGCTGCTACAAATCCTGGAACCGTGGTGCAATGTCCTTAA
- a CDS encoding TMEM43 family protein, whose translation MAFEESGEGSSIFGSIGDSFKGMLTGVVLFPLSLFLIYQVETCEQASAALKGALPAADAKPGIASYVTGKLSADALGGEFVKPGKYISYSQSSEVYAWEETVDEDSKTKKKTYDCKLDWISSPKNPKNFKDPACKSKPFYQATVDDRSDVASDGKVKTDDGKTYSVNLTKVDLTSAVPSIHPESAELTKGIAEGDHIYLSQKCASDQSDGCERISVSLVPIPDESMTFVGAVSGNSIGQFTSEEGNKFLNASVGDFQTTMKDIQSDDNTKKWLMRLGCFIAMWVSFNLLAGPLLSLLSFVPLVGELGKAALSIVFGVVAFVITAVTILLVKFWYIWLILGLAAIGYAIYKKKAATA comes from the coding sequence ATGGCGTTTGAAGAATCAGGGGAAGGTTCGAGCATATTCGGATCGATCGGTGACTCGTTCAAAGGAATGTTGACTGGAGTAGTATTATTCCCACTTTCCTTATTTTTGATATATCAAGTAGAAACTTGCGAACAAGCAAGCGCGGCTCTAAAAGGTGCATTACCGGCAGCTGATGCAAAACCGGGGATTGCATCTTACGTTACCGGTAAGTTAAGCGCTGATGCTTTGGGTGGAGAGTTCGTAAAACCTGGAAAATATATTTCCTATTCTCAATCTTCCGAAGTATATGCTTGGGAAGAGACCGTTGACGAAGATTCTAAAACCAAAAAGAAAACATACGATTGCAAATTGGATTGGATCTCTTCTCCAAAAAATCCTAAAAATTTTAAAGATCCTGCATGTAAGTCTAAACCTTTCTACCAAGCTACGGTAGATGATAGAAGTGACGTTGCTTCTGATGGGAAAGTAAAAACGGATGATGGTAAAACATATAGCGTGAATTTGACCAAAGTAGATCTTACTTCTGCTGTGCCTTCTATTCATCCCGAATCAGCGGAGTTAACCAAAGGAATTGCTGAAGGAGATCATATCTACTTATCTCAAAAATGTGCGAGCGACCAAAGTGATGGTTGTGAAAGGATCAGTGTATCCTTAGTTCCGATTCCGGATGAAAGTATGACTTTTGTGGGAGCCGTGAGCGGAAACTCAATCGGTCAATTTACCAGTGAAGAAGGTAATAAATTTTTAAATGCATCCGTGGGTGATTTCCAAACCACTATGAAGGACATCCAAAGCGATGATAATACTAAAAAATGGCTGATGAGGCTAGGTTGTTTTATCGCGATGTGGGTAAGTTTTAATCTTCTGGCAGGACCATTACTTTCTCTTTTAAGTTTTGTTCCACTTGTGGGAGAATTAGGAAAAGCTGCACTTTCTATCGTTTTCGGAGTAGTGGCATTTGTGATTACTGCTGTTACCATTCTTCTTGTGAAGTTCTGGTATATTTGGTTGATATTGGGACTTGCTGCGATCGGTTACGCTATCTATAAAAAGAAAGCGGCAACAGCATAG
- a CDS encoding indole-3-glycerol-phosphate synthase (involved in tryptophan biosynthesis; amino acid biosynthesis; converts 1-(2-carboxyphenylamino)-1-deoxy-D-ribulose 5-phosphate to C(1)-(3-indolyl)-glycerol 3-phosphat) — MMALHRVLQEIVEEKKREIETIPEYRPAPYSGVGLWQSLRSRKFSIISECKKMSPSAGIIRQEYDAVSIAKTYSECGATAISVLTDKKFFGGSLEDLKNVSSQVNLPILRKDFIIDSKQVAEAREFGAAAILLIVRILTPEKLSELIKEAKKYNMDVLTEIHTEEEAIIATKAGANIVGINTRDLDDFSIHQDLVPKVASKLSPNIVKVGESGVKSKADLDEFRPHVDAALIGTYFMEKADIRKAWLELF, encoded by the coding sequence ATGATGGCGTTACATCGGGTTCTCCAAGAAATCGTAGAAGAAAAAAAAAGGGAAATTGAAACCATTCCCGAATATAGGCCTGCTCCATATTCTGGAGTAGGTTTGTGGCAATCGCTTCGTTCCCGTAAATTTTCAATCATCTCAGAATGTAAAAAAATGAGTCCTTCTGCCGGGATAATCCGGCAAGAATATGATGCTGTATCCATCGCAAAAACGTATTCAGAATGTGGTGCTACTGCGATCTCTGTCCTCACCGATAAAAAATTTTTCGGCGGGTCTCTGGAAGATCTCAAAAATGTTTCTTCTCAGGTGAATTTACCTATATTAAGAAAAGATTTTATAATAGATTCAAAACAAGTTGCGGAAGCTCGAGAATTCGGAGCAGCTGCAATTCTACTCATCGTCCGCATCCTCACACCTGAAAAACTCTCGGAACTCATTAAAGAAGCTAAAAAGTATAATATGGATGTTCTCACTGAGATCCATACGGAAGAAGAAGCTATAATCGCAACAAAAGCAGGTGCAAATATTGTTGGGATCAATACTCGAGACTTGGATGATTTCAGCATTCATCAGGATCTGGTCCCTAAGGTAGCTTCTAAACTTTCTCCTAATATAGTGAAAGTAGGAGAATCCGGTGTAAAGAGTAAGGCAGACTTGGATGAATTTCGTCCCCATGTGGATGCCGCACTTATCGGGACTTATTTTATGGAAAAAGCGGATATCCGCAAAGCTTGGTTGGAACTCTTCTAA
- a CDS encoding STAS domain-containing protein: MLDHKVQDGVLIVYLKGRLDVSIANEVEENLNDLIDNQGHTRVILNMQDVDYMSSSGFRACISTLRKLNAKEGGLKICGIKPAVKRIFDVIELTSLFDIRETEDEALRTFRA; encoded by the coding sequence TTGCTCGATCATAAGGTACAGGACGGAGTTCTAATAGTTTACCTCAAGGGACGTTTGGACGTTTCCATTGCAAACGAGGTGGAAGAAAATCTGAACGATCTAATTGATAACCAAGGACATACCAGGGTTATTCTGAACATGCAAGACGTAGACTATATGTCTTCATCTGGATTCAGGGCTTGCATTTCTACACTTAGAAAATTGAACGCAAAAGAAGGTGGTCTCAAAATTTGTGGGATCAAACCGGCGGTCAAAAGAATTTTCGATGTGATCGAATTAACCTCTCTATTTGATATCCGCGAAACTGAGGACGAAGCGCTTCGAACTTTTCGTGCATAA
- the murD gene encoding UDP-N-acetylmuramoyl-L-alanine--D-glutamate ligase, protein MKNFPTSLLGQRVLVLGGGVSGMAALRLLKERQANAVLCNSVPLPDLDVTFVGEDVILADLLPIALIVKSPGISPSHSVISQANSLAIPVVSEVELARAFYSGKLIGVTGTDGKSTTTSLTTHLVSADFPGATAGGNIGLAFSDFCLKPVPLSVLELSSYQLEDSGPLELNVSVILNLASDHLERHKSLDNYFAAKTRIVDNTNPRHTLVTSSKLFKERIQKLGWSCKILVFGRESGNDAIISEEERTIKTANAVYDTKRFPLPGGHNLDNLAASILASESIGAKPEHIQNLIGTFKGLPHRFQHAGKAAGISFINDSKSTNLHSMLAGLSTWKDKKGTFLILGGRPKAEPLEPLKEFLASGIGWVLLIGEARETWAPVISPILGSHLIVADNLEEGFSQIKTAVRSGRARVSSVVFSPACASFDLYKNFEERGEHFLKLVSDWSREEP, encoded by the coding sequence ATGAAGAATTTTCCTACCTCCTTATTAGGCCAAAGAGTCCTGGTTCTCGGCGGGGGAGTTTCCGGCATGGCGGCTCTCCGACTCTTGAAAGAGAGACAGGCGAATGCTGTTCTTTGTAATTCGGTACCCCTTCCAGATTTAGATGTAACTTTCGTAGGCGAAGATGTAATTTTAGCGGACCTTCTTCCAATCGCACTTATCGTAAAAAGTCCGGGAATTTCTCCTTCTCATTCCGTAATTTCCCAAGCGAATTCTCTCGCGATCCCGGTAGTTTCCGAAGTGGAATTAGCGAGAGCGTTCTATTCCGGAAAATTGATCGGAGTTACTGGGACGGATGGAAAATCCACAACCACATCCCTTACTACACATTTAGTTTCTGCCGATTTTCCTGGAGCGACTGCCGGAGGAAATATCGGTTTGGCATTCAGCGATTTCTGTCTAAAACCGGTCCCACTTTCCGTGCTGGAACTTTCCAGTTATCAGTTAGAAGATTCTGGTCCATTGGAACTTAACGTATCTGTAATATTAAATCTTGCTTCCGATCATTTAGAAAGGCATAAAAGTTTGGACAATTATTTTGCAGCCAAAACTCGGATCGTAGACAACACTAATCCTCGTCATACTCTTGTGACTAGTTCCAAACTTTTTAAAGAAAGGATTCAGAAATTAGGATGGTCCTGCAAAATTTTAGTATTCGGTAGAGAATCAGGAAACGACGCAATCATCTCGGAAGAAGAAAGGACAATCAAAACCGCAAACGCTGTTTATGACACAAAAAGATTTCCTCTTCCTGGAGGCCATAATTTAGATAATCTGGCCGCGTCTATCTTAGCCTCTGAATCGATAGGTGCAAAACCGGAACATATACAAAACTTGATCGGTACATTTAAAGGTCTTCCTCATCGTTTCCAGCATGCTGGTAAAGCGGCGGGTATTTCATTTATCAATGATTCCAAATCCACTAATCTTCATAGTATGCTCGCAGGTTTAAGTACCTGGAAGGATAAGAAGGGTACATTCCTGATCTTGGGAGGAAGACCTAAAGCAGAACCTCTGGAACCTCTGAAAGAATTTTTGGCCTCAGGTATCGGTTGGGTCTTATTAATAGGAGAAGCGAGAGAAACCTGGGCTCCGGTGATCTCTCCTATTTTAGGTTCTCATTTGATCGTAGCGGATAATTTAGAAGAAGGTTTTTCTCAGATCAAAACTGCAGTACGTTCAGGAAGAGCAAGAGTATCGTCTGTAGTATTTTCGCCTGCTTGCGCAAGTTTCGATCTATATAAAAATTTTGAAGAAAGAGGAGAACATTTTCTGAAACTTGTCTCCGATTGGTCCAGAGAAGAACCTTAG